A window of the Cannabis sativa cultivar Pink pepper isolate KNU-18-1 chromosome X, ASM2916894v1, whole genome shotgun sequence genome harbors these coding sequences:
- the LOC115700291 gene encoding exocyst complex component SEC3A codes for MAKSSADDDELRRACEAAIEDTKQSLVMSIRVVKGRGVWGKSGKLGRHMAKPRVLALSTKSKGQQTKAFLRVLKYSTGGVLEPAKLYKLKHLSKVEVITNDPTGCTFTLGFDNLRSQSVAPPQWTMRNIDDRNRLLLCILNICKDVLGRLPKVVGIDVVEMALWAKENKPTVTNQRSVQDGPVPATVTESDLKVTVEKELVSQVEEEDMEALLGTYVMGIGEAEAFSERLKRELHALEAANVHAILESEPLIDEVLQGLEAASSCVDDMDEWLGIFNLKLRHMREDIESIETRNNKLEMQSVNNKALIEELDKLLERLRVPSEYAACLTGGLFDEARMIQNVEACEWLAGALRGLEVPHLDPTYANMRAVREKRAELEKLKTTFVRRASEFLRNYFASLVDFMISDKSYFSQRGQLKRPDHADLRYKCRTYARLLQHLKSLDNNCLGPLRKAYCSSLNLLLRREAREFANELRASTKASRNPTVWLEASTGSSQNVNAADTSTVSEAYAKMLTIFIPLLVDESSFFAHFMCFEVPTLVPPGGVANGNKSGNTDDGDDDDLGIMDIDDNDGKNGKTSVELAALNESLQDLLDGIQEDFYAVVDWAYKIDPLRCISMHGITERYLSGQKADAAGFVRLLLGDLESRISLQFSRFVDEACHQIERNERNVRQMGVLSYIPRFATLATRMEQYIQGQSRDLVDQAYTKFVSIMFVTLEKIAQTDPKYADIILLENYAAFQNSLYDLANVVPTLAKFYHQASEAYEQACTRYISTIIYSQFERLFQFARRIEDLMYTITPEEIPFQLGLSKMDLRKMLKASLSGVDKSIALMYKKLQKYLTSEELLPSLWDKCKKEFLDKYESFAQLVAKIYPTENFPSVEEMRTLLASM; via the exons ATGGCGAAATCGAGCGCAGATGACGATGAGCTCAGGCGAGCTTGTGAGGCCGCAATTGAGGACACCAAACAAAGTCTCGTCATGTCGATCCGTGTTGTCAAGGGTCGAGGGGTCTGGGGTAAATCCGGAAAGCTTGGCCGTCACATGGCCAAACCTAGGGTTCTCGCGCTTTCCA CAAAATCAAAAGGTCAACAGACCAAAGCTTTTCTTCGAGTTCTAAAATATTCTACAGGGGGAGTACTTGag CCTGCAAAGTTGTACAAACTAAAACATCTTTCAAAGGTGGAGGTTATAACAAATGATCCCACAGGGTGTACTTTTACACTG GGATTTGACAACCTCAGAAGCCAGAGTGTTGCTCCACCTCAGTGGACCATGCGCAACATCGATGACAG GAATCGCCTTCTTTTGTGCATTCTAAACATATGCAAAGATGTGCTAGGTCGTCTTCCCAAAGTTGTTGGTATAGATGTTGTAGAGATGGCTCTTTGGGCTAAG GAAAATAAGCCAACTGTCACAAATCAAAGGTCTGTACAAGATGGTCCAGTTCCAGCAACAGTAACTGAAAGCGATTTGAAAGTGACAGTTGAGAAAGAGCTTGTTTCCCAAGTTGAAGAAGAGGACATGGAAGCTCTTTTGGGCAC TTACGTTATGGGTATTGGTGAAGCAGAGGCATTCTCAGAAAGGTTGAAGAGAGAGCTTCATGCTTTGGAAGCAGCAAATGTGCATGCCATTCTAGAGAGTGAACCTTTGATTGATGAG GTATTACAAGGGCTTGAGGCAGCTTCAAGCTGTGTTGACGATATGGATGAGTGGTTAGGCATCTTTAACTTGAAGCTTAGACACATGAGAGAAGACATTGAATCG ATAGAAACTCGCAATAACAAGTTAGAGATGCAATCTGTAAATAATAAAGCACTCATTGAGGAGTTAGATAAGCTTCTTGAGCGCTTGCGTGTTCCTTCTGAG TATGCAGCGTGCTTAACAGGAGGTTTATTTGATGAGGCTCGTATGATTCAGAACGTAGAAGCCTGTGAATGGCTGGCTGGTGCTTTACGTGGTCTTGAAGTACCTCATTTGGATCCTACATATGCGAACATGCGAGCT GTCAGAGAGAAGCGAGCCGAACTTGAGAAATTGAAAACTACATTTGTTAGAAGAGCTTCTGAGTTTTTGCGAAATTACTTTGCCAGTTTAGTTGATTTCATGATAAGTGACAAGAGTTACTTTTCACAG AGGGGACAATTGAAAAGGCCTGATCATGCTGATCTGCGGTACAAATGCAGGACATATGCTCGGCTTTTACAACATCTAAAG AGTCTTGATAATAACTGCCTGGGGCCGTTGAGGAAAGCATATTGTAGTTCCCTTAATTTGCTTCTTCGTCGAGAG GCTCGTGAATTTGCAAATGAGCTTCGTGCTAGCACAAAAGCGTCAAGAAATCCAACTGTCTGGCTTGAAGCATCTACAGGATCCTCACAAAATGTTAATGCCGCAGACACTTCTACAGTGTCTGAAGCTTATGCTAAAATGTTGACAATTTTTATCCCACTCCTTGTGGATGAG AGTTCCTTTTTTGCACACTTCATGTGCTTTGAAGTTCCTACACTTGTGCCTCCAGGAGGTGTTGCTAATGGTAATAAATCTGGGAACACTGATGACGGTGACGATGATGATTTGGGGATCATGGACATAGATGACAATGATggaaaaaatg GTAAAACTTCTGTGGAGTTAGCAGCACTAAATGAATCTCTTCAGGATTTGCTGGATGGAATTCAG GAAGACTTCTATGCCGTAGTAGATTGGGCTTATAAGATTGATCCTTTACGTTGCATTTCAATGCACGGGATTACAGAGCGCTATCTTTCTGGGCAGAAAGCTGACGCAGCAGGGTTTGTGCGTTTGTTGCTTGGGGACCTGGAGTCGAGAATTTCCTTGCAGTTCAGTCGT TTTGTTGATGAAGCTTGTCACCAAATTGAGAGAAACGAACGCAATGTTCGACAAATGGGTGTCTTATCCTATATTCCAAG ATTTGCGACTCTTGCTACTCGGATGGAGCAGTACATACAGGGGCAGTCCAGGGATTTGGTTGATCAAGCATACACAAAATTT GTAAGCATAATGTTTGTGACTTTGGAGAAAATTGCTCAAACAGATCCTAAATATGCTGATATTATTCTTTTAGAGAATTATGCAGCATTTCAGAATAG CTTGTATGACCTAGCCAATGTTGTGCCTACCCTAGCCAAGTTCTATCACCAAGCAAGCGAAGCTTATGAGCAAGCTTGCACCCGTTATATCAGCACAATTATTTACAGT CAATTTGAAAGGCTTTTCCAGTTTGCTCGAAGAATAGAAGATTTAATGTACACAATCACACCTGAAGAG ATCCCTTTCCAGCTTGGATTGTCCAAAATGGATCTTCGGAAGATGTTGAAAGCTAGTTTATCCGGG GTTGACAAGTCTATCGCTTTAATGTATAAGAAGTTGCAGAAGTACTTGACCTCAGAGGAACTTTTGCCTTCTCTATGGGATAAGTGTAAG AAGGAGTTTCTGGACAAATATGAAAGTTTTGCGCAACTGGTTGCCAAGATTTATCCAACGGAGAACTTTCCATCGGTAGAAGAAATGAGAACCCTTTTGGCTTCCATGTAA
- the LOC115700300 gene encoding small ribosomal subunit protein uS9c, whose protein sequence is MAVSVASLTSSLSSLSFSSQVSYKPSSLSFNRPKLISVSHVAKVSPLVVSATVASPEGVETADLTKYVKSRLPGGFAAQTIIGTGRRKSAIARVVLQEGTGKVIINYRDAKEYLQGNPLWLQYVKFPLVTLGYEGSYDVFVKAHGGGLSGQAQAISLGIARALLKVSEDHRTPLRMEGLLTRDSRVVERKKAGLKKARKAPQFSKR, encoded by the exons ATGGCGGTTTCGGTTGCATCCCTCACATCTTCTCTatcatctctctctttttcttctcaGGTTTCTTACAAACCAAGCTCTCTTTCCTTCAACCGACCGAAGCTTATCTCAGTCTCCCATGTCGCCAAAGTTTCGCCGCTCGTTGTTTCAGCAACAGTTGCGTCGCCTGAAGGAGTGGAGACCGCTGACCTTACAAAGTACGTGAAATCGAGGCTCCCAGGTGGATTCGCTGCCCAAACAATCATCGGTACTGGTCGAAGAAAATCCGCCATTGCTCGAGTTGTTCTTCAAGAAGGCACTGGGAAAGTTATCATCAATTACCGCGACGCCAAG GAATACCTTCAAGGTAACCCATTGTGGCTACAATATGTCAAATTTCCATTGGTCACTTTGGGATATGAAGGTAGTTATGATGTTTTTGTCAAAGCTCATGGTGGTGGCCTGTCTGGTCAAGCTCAGGCAATCTCCCTAGGCATTGCCCGTGCATTACTAAAGGTTAGTGAGGACCACAGGACGCCACTGAGAATGGAAGGGCTTTTGACAAGGGACTCcagagttgttgagaggaagaaggCTGGTCTCAAGAAAGCTCGTAAGGCCCCACAATTCTCTAAGCGTTAA